The following proteins come from a genomic window of Misgurnus anguillicaudatus chromosome 10, ASM2758022v2, whole genome shotgun sequence:
- the LOC129448571 gene encoding nucleoside diphosphate-linked moiety X motif 17 isoform X3, translating to MEKVRRILVYLSKDNAAPQCARFVQSITGHFVGDVEDQATVSCSLDNNRFILSDQLYGGGIPLKRAPFCPIKYLSHSEAASLPPDTLKRGVDVGVAVLLQSANQRLLLTRRASCLRIFPNVWVPPGGHVELDEKLLDAGLRELHEETGLKLSPDQISTQLLGLWESVYPPMLSRGLPQRHHIVTYILLKSSLSHLQLQACLKPDPAEVSGCVWVDAGLVKAIVSAVDGEEDSVQVPADLPCTISVTEVSIHGDLEETSQPVSVFCNRAPDHGEEIERVSTGTKYALELWLKTLEPHTEMG from the exons ATGGAGAAGGTCCGAAGGATTCTGGTTTATTTGTCGAAGGATAACGCCGCACCGCAGTGCGCACGATTCGTGCAG AGCATAACTGGACATTTTGTAGGAGATGTTGAGGACCAGGCGACAGTGAGCTGTTCCCTGGACAATAACAGATTTATTTTAAGTGACCAGCTGTATGGTGGAGGAATCCCTCTGAAG AGGGCGCCATTTTGCCCCATCAAATACCTGTCTCACTCAGAGGCAGCCTCCCTGCCCCCAGATACCCTCAAGCGCGGGGTAGACGTGGGCGTTGCCGTTCTGCTgcagtcagccaatcagaggcTGTTGCTAACGCGTCGCGCCTCCTGTCTTCGGATCTTCCCCAATGTTTGGGTTCCACCTG GTGGCCATGTGGAGCTGGATGAAAAG CTGCTGGATGCAGGACTCAGAGAGCTACATGAAGAGACCGGTCTGAAACTGAGTCCTGATCAGATCTCCACTCAGCTCCTTGGCTTGTGGGAG TCAGTGTATCCACCTATGTTGTCCAGAGGTTTGCCACAGAGACATCACATTGTGACCTACATACTTCTGAAGAGCTCTCTGTCGCACCTGCAGCTTCAG gcCTGTTTGAAACCAGATCCTGCTGAGGTTAGTGGTTGTGTCTGGGTTGATGCTGGTCTGGTTAAAGCCATAGTATCTGCTGTGGACGGTGAGGAGGATTCTGTACAAGTACCAGCTGACCTGCCATGTACCATCAG TGTAACGGAAGTGTCTATACATGGTGATTTGGAAGAGACCTCGCAACCCGTTTCTGTGTTCTGTAACCGAGCTCCAGACCATGGCGAAGAGATAGAGCGAGTCAGTACCGGAACCAAATATGCCTTAGAGCTGTGGTTAAAAACGTTGGAGCCTCACACTGAGATGGGCTGA